In one window of Spartinivicinus marinus DNA:
- the tnpB gene encoding IS66 family insertion sequence element accessory protein TnpB (TnpB, as the term is used for proteins encoded by IS66 family insertion elements, is considered an accessory protein, since TnpC, encoded by a neighboring gene, is a DDE family transposase.) yields MIALTATSRILLSTQPADFRKGIDGFVALCQQVLNQDPRSGVVFVFINRSKTMVRALHYDGTGFWLMTKRLSKGRFLGWPSGTAPINPLAAKQLSLLLRGQALTRIVPLS; encoded by the coding sequence ATGATTGCATTAACAGCCACCTCACGTATTTTATTGTCTACCCAACCGGCGGATTTTCGCAAAGGCATTGATGGGTTTGTTGCCTTATGCCAGCAGGTTTTAAATCAAGATCCTCGTTCAGGCGTGGTATTTGTTTTCATTAATCGGAGTAAGACCATGGTTCGAGCGCTCCACTATGATGGCACCGGTTTTTGGCTAATGACAAAACGGTTATCAAAAGGGCGTTTTTTAGGCTGGCCTTCAGGAACAGCCCCTATCAACCCGTTGGCGGCTAAACAACTCAGTCTTTTATTACGAGGGCAAGCGTTAACACGAATAGTGCCTTTGAGCTAA
- a CDS encoding DMT family transporter: MKYLIAALTPIFWGSTYAIVNLWLTDLSPLWVATWRALPAGIILILLTPKSLRTLPVSAGKLTGLSLLNITAFFALLFIAAYRLPGSVAGTLTSTLPLQLLLLNWLFNKIRPAWSWLSLSTLGVAGIVLLLNPSANLDPIGVMAALGATLLIATSATWVQRWQVENIIGLTAWQLLIGGLLLVPLAWIVEGPVQIPAIDQVPALLWLSLVNTLLAYLIWFWSLKHLGSHIIGLLALLNPITAVGLGLLLVGESLSFIQWLGVALVLSALILMKVINRKSLVKAKSLKGTASTKVSFRERSST; the protein is encoded by the coding sequence ATGAAGTACCTAATTGCTGCCCTTACGCCTATTTTCTGGGGAAGCACCTATGCCATTGTTAACTTATGGCTAACTGACTTATCTCCATTATGGGTTGCTACTTGGCGTGCATTACCTGCGGGCATCATTCTAATTTTATTGACACCTAAATCTTTACGGACCCTTCCCGTCAGTGCAGGCAAATTAACTGGCCTAAGCCTGCTTAATATTACTGCATTCTTTGCACTACTCTTTATCGCGGCTTATCGACTACCAGGATCAGTTGCTGGTACCTTAACTTCAACGCTACCACTACAACTGTTGTTACTTAACTGGCTTTTTAACAAAATCAGGCCCGCTTGGTCTTGGTTATCGCTTTCAACACTTGGAGTTGCAGGGATTGTATTACTATTAAATCCTTCTGCTAACCTAGACCCTATTGGTGTGATGGCTGCCTTAGGCGCGACACTATTAATAGCTACATCAGCCACTTGGGTACAGCGCTGGCAAGTTGAGAATATTATTGGTTTGACCGCTTGGCAGTTACTGATTGGAGGCCTATTACTAGTGCCACTGGCTTGGATAGTTGAAGGCCCTGTACAAATCCCAGCTATAGATCAAGTACCCGCCCTTTTATGGCTAAGTCTAGTCAACACCCTGTTAGCTTACTTGATTTGGTTTTGGTCTTTAAAACATTTGGGTAGCCATATCATTGGCTTATTGGCTTTACTTAACCCAATCACTGCTGTTGGGTTAGGCCTGTTACTGGTAGGCGAGTCGTTGTCTTTTATACAATGGTTGGGTGTGGCACTTGTGTTAAGTGCATTGATTTTAATGAAGGTAATTAATCGCAAAAGCCTGGTTAAAGCAAAATCTTTAAAAGGCACCGCTTCGACCAAAGTGAGCTTCCGAGAGCGTAGCTCAACTTAA
- a CDS encoding MarR family winged helix-turn-helix transcriptional regulator, whose protein sequence is MKKDHVDLVLEQWQQQRPDLDANPMAIFGRLSRMNSIVEPKIKAVLKSYGLTLAEFDVLAALKRGGQPLTPTTLYNTTMLTSGAMTARLDKLEQRGFIQRQPSATDRRSLLIELTEAGLQLVDTAVVAHVENEQQMLACFSEEEKEQLAKLMKIWLLAHE, encoded by the coding sequence ATGAAAAAAGACCATGTGGATCTGGTGTTGGAACAGTGGCAACAACAGCGGCCTGACTTGGATGCAAACCCAATGGCTATTTTTGGTCGGCTAAGCCGAATGAACAGCATTGTTGAACCAAAAATAAAAGCCGTGCTTAAGTCGTATGGTTTAACTTTAGCTGAGTTTGATGTATTGGCTGCTTTAAAAAGAGGCGGCCAACCACTTACACCGACAACGCTTTATAATACTACCATGCTAACTTCTGGGGCCATGACAGCAAGGTTGGATAAACTTGAGCAACGAGGGTTTATTCAGCGTCAGCCTTCAGCAACAGACCGCAGAAGTTTGTTGATTGAGTTAACTGAAGCAGGTTTGCAGCTAGTTGATACTGCTGTGGTAGCCCATGTTGAAAATGAACAACAAATGTTGGCTTGTTTTAGTGAAGAAGAAAAAGAACAACTGGCAAAACTAATGAAAATCTGGCTATTAGCCCATGAATAA